One window of Cohnella hashimotonis genomic DNA carries:
- a CDS encoding D-alanyl-D-alanine carboxypeptidase family protein: MTLSIAASLLLPASAWAKESAAQRSGGPQTDLAANARSAVLMDADSGTVVYEKNSHSALPPASITKIMTMLLVMEAIDDDRIKLTDQVSTSEYAASMGGSQIFLEPGEQMTVNDMLKGVAMASGNDASVALAEKLAGSEEEFVKMMNKRAEELGMKETRFANCNGLPAAGHVSSAHDIAVMSRELLKHPEITKYTGAYQDYLRKDKEKPFWLVNTNKLVRFYPGADGLKTGFTSEAKFCLSATAKRDNLRMIVVVMGEPNTKTRNAEVSKLLDYAFSQYSNVQIYKAGDPIGKLKIEKGESAELPLTAKHSYSVLVRKGEGGKEIRHELALQDKVTAPVTAGQQVGKLIVYRGNEVIAEFPIEAPQHVDKAGYWTLLKRSTGKLFLGEK; encoded by the coding sequence TTGACGCTTAGCATCGCGGCTTCGCTGCTGCTTCCCGCATCGGCTTGGGCGAAGGAAAGCGCCGCACAGCGATCCGGCGGACCGCAGACGGATCTTGCAGCGAACGCACGTTCAGCCGTGTTGATGGACGCGGACAGCGGTACCGTCGTCTACGAGAAAAACAGCCACTCTGCGCTGCCTCCGGCGAGCATCACTAAAATTATGACGATGCTGCTTGTCATGGAGGCGATCGACGACGATCGTATCAAGTTGACGGACCAGGTGTCGACCAGCGAATACGCGGCGTCGATGGGCGGTTCGCAAATTTTTCTTGAGCCGGGCGAGCAAATGACGGTCAACGATATGCTGAAGGGCGTAGCGATGGCCTCCGGCAACGATGCTTCGGTGGCGCTGGCCGAGAAACTGGCCGGGAGCGAAGAAGAGTTTGTGAAAATGATGAACAAACGCGCGGAAGAGCTCGGCATGAAGGAAACGCGGTTCGCGAATTGCAACGGTCTGCCGGCAGCGGGCCATGTATCTTCCGCACACGATATCGCGGTGATGTCGAGAGAGCTGCTGAAGCATCCCGAGATTACCAAGTACACGGGCGCTTACCAGGACTACCTTCGTAAAGACAAGGAAAAGCCGTTTTGGCTCGTCAATACGAACAAGCTCGTGCGTTTTTATCCGGGGGCGGACGGTTTGAAAACCGGGTTTACGAGCGAAGCGAAGTTCTGCTTGTCGGCCACGGCGAAGCGGGACAATCTCCGGATGATCGTCGTCGTGATGGGAGAGCCCAACACGAAGACGCGCAACGCGGAGGTTTCGAAGCTGCTGGATTATGCTTTTTCGCAATATTCGAACGTTCAGATCTATAAGGCCGGCGATCCGATCGGCAAGCTAAAGATCGAAAAAGGCGAATCTGCCGAACTGCCGCTGACGGCCAAGCATTCGTACAGCGTGCTCGTGCGAAAGGGCGAGGGCGGCAAAGAAATCCGGCACGAGCTGGCGCTTCAGGATAAGGTTACGGCGCCTGTTACCGCTGGCCAGCAGGTCGGCAAGCTGATCGTGTACCGTGGTAACGAAGTGATCGCGGAGTTCCCGATCGAAGCGCCGCAGCATGTGGACAAGGCTGGATATTGGACGCTGCTCAAGCGTTCTACGGGCAAGCTGTTTTTAGGCGAGAAATGA
- the spoIIAA gene encoding anti-sigma F factor antagonist, which produces MSLQVELEQQRNVLIVRLRGELDHHTADIVRFKMEDAILRGRCDHVVLSLRDLQFMDSSGLGVVLGRYKLVKGRGGRMVVCDAHDNVKRLFELSGLFKILSFYDNERSALAGLEVVS; this is translated from the coding sequence ATGAGTTTGCAGGTGGAACTGGAGCAGCAGCGCAATGTGCTCATCGTTCGCTTGAGAGGGGAATTGGACCATCATACGGCGGATATCGTTCGCTTCAAGATGGAGGATGCGATACTGCGCGGCAGGTGCGACCATGTAGTGCTCAGTCTGAGAGACCTGCAATTCATGGACAGCTCGGGACTCGGCGTCGTCCTTGGGCGCTACAAGCTTGTGAAAGGGCGTGGCGGCCGGATGGTCGTCTGCGATGCGCACGACAACGTCAAACGGCTGTTCGAGCTGTCAGGCTTATTCAAGATTCTATCGTTCTATGACAATGAACGCTCGGCGCTGGCCGGTCTGGAGGTCGTATCATGA
- the spoIIAB gene encoding anti-sigma F factor — protein MSIDNHMKLSFAARSENEAFARVAVAAFVSQLDPTMDQINDIKTVVSEAVTNSIIHGYDNDPAGIVHLEVEIAGDTISILIRDEGRGIEDLDIARQPLFTSRPELERSGMGFTIMENFMDEFEATSAPRQGTSLKMKKRIESKKALFN, from the coding sequence ATGAGTATCGACAACCATATGAAACTCTCCTTTGCCGCAAGATCGGAAAACGAAGCTTTTGCGCGGGTTGCAGTCGCCGCCTTCGTGTCGCAGCTTGATCCTACGATGGATCAGATCAACGATATTAAAACGGTCGTATCCGAGGCGGTCACCAACTCGATTATCCACGGCTATGACAACGATCCTGCCGGAATCGTCCATCTTGAGGTAGAGATCGCCGGCGATACGATCTCGATTCTGATCAGAGACGAAGGCAGAGGCATTGAAGATCTCGATATCGCGCGTCAGCCGTTGTTCACCTCTAGGCCTGAGCTGGAACGCTCGGGCATGGGCTTCACGATCATGGAAAACTTCATGGATGAATTCGAGGCGACAAGCGCGCCTCGCCAAGGGACGAGCCTCAAAATGAAGAAGCGCATCGAGTCTAAAAAAGCATTGTTCAACTAA
- the sigF gene encoding RNA polymerase sporulation sigma factor SigF, whose product MDIEWKRSSPPGYLEDAEVKRLIALSQSGDSSARDTLVSSNIRLVWSVVQRFAGRGYDPDDLFQIGCIGLLKSVDKFDLSYEVKFSTYAVPMIIGEIQRFLRDDGTLKVSRSLKEMAGKVRKTKDELSKVLGRQPTIGEVAERLGVTPEEIVFAQEANKPPTSIHETVFENDGDPITLMDQISDDAQEKWFDKLALTQAIQALSERERLIVYLRYFRDQTQSEVAGRLGISQVQVSRLEKKILQSIKEQIAQ is encoded by the coding sequence ATGGATATCGAATGGAAACGATCTTCGCCGCCGGGTTATCTTGAAGATGCGGAGGTCAAAAGGCTCATTGCGCTAAGTCAATCGGGCGATTCTTCAGCTCGCGACACGTTGGTGTCGAGCAATATCAGACTCGTCTGGTCCGTTGTACAGCGCTTTGCAGGCCGCGGGTACGACCCGGACGATTTATTCCAGATCGGATGCATTGGGCTGCTGAAGTCGGTGGATAAGTTCGATCTCTCCTACGAGGTCAAGTTTTCTACTTATGCGGTGCCGATGATTATCGGCGAGATCCAGCGTTTCTTGCGGGATGACGGTACGCTGAAGGTCAGCCGATCGCTCAAGGAAATGGCGGGAAAGGTGCGGAAAACGAAGGACGAGCTGTCCAAGGTGCTCGGAAGACAGCCGACCATCGGCGAGGTCGCCGAACGCCTTGGCGTTACGCCCGAAGAAATCGTGTTTGCGCAAGAGGCGAACAAGCCGCCAACTTCGATTCACGAGACCGTCTTTGAAAACGACGGAGATCCCATAACGCTGATGGACCAAATTTCCGACGACGCGCAAGAGAAGTGGTTTGACAAGCTTGCCTTGACACAGGCCATTCAAGCGTTGTCGGAACGAGAGCGACTGATCGTGTACTTGCGATATTTCCGCGATCAGACGCAGTCCGAGGTCGCCGGCCGGCTTGGCATTTCACAAGTACAGGTCAGCCGGCTCGAGAAAAAAATATTGCAAAGCATCAAAGAACAAATTGCGCAATAA
- a CDS encoding stage V sporulation protein AA — protein sequence MLHTTWKRSLEVRRLKAGIVYLRLRRRVDVKPGALIKLGDIASIETDIRYEDRIRDLIVWKMRPEDGNLLMIDMLQIVRLIRRFDPDLTVETFGEPHVLLETTPEGKVKPRYSLLVGAWLLLFFGSGMAIMNFHADVDMPVVQRRIIELLTGHPDRHALLFEVPYSLGVGLGMLIFFNRVFRKRLNDEPNPLEVEMFMYQENVNHYVITEEYAKAREREAGPDA from the coding sequence TTGCTTCATACTACATGGAAACGATCGCTGGAGGTGCGGCGGTTGAAGGCTGGTATCGTATATTTGCGCTTGCGAAGGCGAGTCGACGTGAAGCCCGGCGCGCTTATCAAGCTGGGAGACATCGCGTCTATCGAGACCGATATCCGTTACGAAGATCGGATTCGGGATTTGATCGTCTGGAAAATGCGCCCTGAAGACGGCAATTTGCTGATGATCGACATGCTTCAGATTGTGCGCTTGATTCGTCGCTTCGATCCCGACCTGACGGTCGAAACGTTCGGGGAACCCCATGTATTGCTTGAAACGACGCCGGAGGGCAAGGTCAAGCCGAGATATTCGCTGCTTGTCGGCGCTTGGCTGCTCCTGTTTTTCGGGTCGGGCATGGCCATTATGAACTTTCATGCGGACGTGGACATGCCGGTCGTCCAGCGGCGTATTATCGAGCTGCTGACGGGCCATCCCGACCGTCACGCATTGTTGTTCGAAGTTCCGTATTCGCTCGGCGTCGGGCTTGGCATGCTCATTTTTTTCAACCGCGTCTTCCGTAAACGGCTGAACGATGAACCGAATCCGCTGGAGGTCGAGATGTTCATGTATCAGGAAAACGTGAATCACTACGTCATCACGGAGGAGTACGCCAAAGCCAGGGAGCGGGAGGCGGGGCCGGATGCGTGA
- a CDS encoding stage V sporulation protein AB codes for MRELVGEALVAIVGLSGGFAVGSAFVALLIVLDLVPRLVQLTRAYRRSAVFESALLAGVIGFNCADQFDWRLSLGEGWLLVPAIFQGVFVGMLAAALTEVLNVIPIVAKRLRLGPYLFALLIAMVLGKVAGSLADWLLFQPMHE; via the coding sequence ATGCGTGAGCTTGTCGGCGAAGCGCTCGTCGCGATCGTAGGACTGTCGGGCGGATTTGCGGTGGGAAGCGCATTTGTAGCGCTGCTCATCGTGCTGGATCTCGTGCCAAGACTTGTGCAGCTGACCCGAGCGTACAGACGTTCGGCAGTATTTGAATCCGCGCTGCTCGCAGGGGTAATCGGCTTTAATTGCGCCGACCAGTTTGATTGGCGGTTGTCGCTTGGGGAAGGATGGCTGCTCGTTCCGGCTATTTTTCAGGGCGTATTCGTCGGCATGCTGGCCGCCGCGCTGACTGAGGTGCTGAATGTCATCCCGATCGTCGCCAAGCGGCTGAGGCTCGGGCCCTATTTGTTTGCGCTGCTGATCGCGATGGTGCTCGGGAAAGTGGCGGGTTCGCTGGCGGATTGGCTGTTGTTCCAACCGATGCATGAATGA
- a CDS encoding spore germination protein, which yields MDMTEHGSMELNKEAGPRLNTEPKEEDIPPIRPLIPNDPDRRKRTGKDKFVRQDEEHTEKRNEKRTEKHNERNNEQQKRQTDDERKPEDIMPAEMDDWLEKVKQTLGMAASFDVQVREMTFSGRRTGLLFLSSFAKDTALTEVLKRLSYLTPDSVGHDALESFLKYYMPSIQIREVDSFTAMVNDVLVGNAAFYVDGEPRVLLMDVRQYPGRQPEQPELEKVVRGSKDGFTESLLTNVGLIRRRLRDPKLRFEITKVGERTQTDVAIVYIDDVADTKLVESVRDKIKSVKIDGIPLADKQLEEVTVKTGWNPFPLVRYSERPDVVASHLLDGSVTVLVDTSPSVMMLPTTYFDLIQHAEENRQSPFIGTYLRWIRFFGLLASMFLMPLWYMYAESPELRPSWLWFLGADKTGDLPLVLQFLLVEIGVDLMRLAAVHTPTPLVTAMSLVSAILIGDIAVKTGLFINEVILYMAVAAIGTFATPSYELGLANRIVRLVLLVAVFMFQLPGFTACATLMLIALVMIRSYNTPYMWPFIPFNGPAMLNVLLRRPLPKSRMRPSIYRPKQSDKQPV from the coding sequence ATGGATATGACGGAACACGGAAGCATGGAGCTGAATAAGGAAGCAGGCCCTCGCTTGAATACCGAGCCGAAAGAAGAGGACATTCCGCCGATTCGGCCGTTGATACCGAACGATCCGGATCGCAGAAAACGCACGGGCAAGGATAAGTTTGTCAGGCAAGACGAAGAGCATACCGAGAAGCGAAACGAGAAGCGAACCGAGAAGCATAACGAGAGAAATAACGAGCAGCAAAAGCGGCAGACCGACGACGAAAGAAAACCGGAGGATATCATGCCGGCCGAGATGGACGATTGGCTGGAAAAGGTCAAACAGACGCTCGGCATGGCGGCTTCCTTTGACGTGCAAGTCAGGGAAATGACGTTCAGCGGACGCCGTACGGGGCTTTTGTTTTTAAGCAGCTTCGCGAAAGATACCGCGCTTACGGAAGTATTAAAACGGCTCTCTTACCTGACTCCCGACAGTGTCGGCCATGACGCGCTGGAAAGCTTCTTGAAATACTACATGCCGTCGATTCAAATCCGCGAAGTCGACTCGTTTACCGCAATGGTGAACGACGTGCTCGTGGGGAATGCTGCGTTTTATGTGGACGGCGAGCCGCGGGTGCTGCTGATGGACGTCAGGCAGTATCCGGGACGGCAGCCGGAGCAGCCCGAGCTCGAAAAGGTGGTTCGCGGCAGTAAAGACGGCTTTACCGAAAGCTTGCTGACGAATGTGGGATTGATTCGTCGCAGGCTGCGCGATCCGAAGCTGCGTTTTGAGATTACGAAGGTCGGCGAGCGCACGCAAACGGACGTCGCAATCGTATATATCGACGATGTGGCGGACACCAAGCTCGTCGAATCGGTTCGGGACAAGATCAAATCGGTCAAAATCGACGGCATACCGCTTGCGGACAAGCAGCTCGAGGAGGTTACGGTCAAAACGGGCTGGAACCCTTTTCCGCTCGTGCGTTATTCCGAACGTCCCGACGTAGTCGCCTCTCATCTGCTCGACGGAAGCGTGACCGTGCTCGTCGATACTTCGCCAAGCGTCATGATGCTCCCGACCACCTACTTCGACTTGATCCAGCATGCGGAAGAGAACCGGCAAAGTCCGTTCATCGGAACGTATTTGCGCTGGATCCGGTTTTTCGGCTTGCTGGCTTCCATGTTCCTCATGCCCCTCTGGTACATGTACGCAGAGTCCCCGGAGCTTCGCCCTTCATGGCTATGGTTTCTCGGCGCGGATAAAACGGGCGATCTGCCGCTCGTCTTGCAGTTCCTGCTTGTCGAGATCGGCGTCGACCTTATGCGTCTGGCCGCTGTCCATACCCCGACGCCGCTCGTGACCGCCATGTCGCTGGTGTCGGCTATTTTAATCGGAGATATCGCCGTCAAAACGGGGCTATTTATCAACGAGGTCATTTTATATATGGCGGTGGCCGCGATCGGAACCTTTGCGACGCCAAGCTATGAACTCGGTCTCGCCAACCGGATCGTCCGGCTGGTGCTGCTTGTCGCCGTCTTTATGTTCCAGCTGCCCGGGTTCACCGCCTGCGCCACGCTCATGCTCATCGCGCTGGTCATGATCCGCTCGTACAATACGCCGTATATGTGGCCGTTCATCCCTTTTAACGGTCCGGCGATGCTTAACGTGCTGCTGCGCAGGCCGCTGCCGAAAAGCAGGATGCGGCCCTCGATCTACAGGCCGAAGCAGAGCGATAAGCAACCTGTATAA
- the lysA gene encoding diaminopimelate decarboxylase, whose translation MYFHGTSRINDKGHLEIGGVDTLDLAANFGTPLYVVDEALVRQRAREYVEAFKATGLKFQVAYASKAFCVMAMCRVAEEEGMSLDVVSDGELYTALQAGFPPERIHFHGNNKTPDEIEMALNAGIGCFVVDNFIELALLNAIAAERGQKVNILLRVTPGVEAHTHDYISTGQQDSKFGFDIGNGTALRAVEEALGQPQLNLLGVHSHIGSQIFEVEGFRMAVEKVAAFSLEVRAKLDKTFSVINLGGGFGIRYVEGDTPLPVATYVEAITGAIISSFTAADYPLPEIWIEPGRSIVGDAGTTLYTVGTSKDIPGVRKYIAVDGGMTDNPRPALYESKYEAVLANRPEEEATELVSVAGKCCESGDMLIWDLKLPAVQSGDLLAVFCTGAYNYAMASNYNRIRRPAVVFVKDGQADLVVARESFEDIARNDLLPERLQKQTVRG comes from the coding sequence ATGTACTTTCACGGTACCAGCCGAATCAACGACAAGGGACATCTCGAGATCGGAGGCGTCGACACGCTTGATCTCGCAGCGAACTTCGGTACGCCGCTTTACGTCGTAGACGAGGCGCTCGTACGCCAGCGCGCCCGCGAGTACGTAGAAGCCTTTAAGGCGACGGGCCTCAAGTTCCAAGTCGCTTACGCATCCAAGGCTTTCTGCGTCATGGCGATGTGCCGCGTCGCCGAAGAAGAGGGCATGAGCCTAGACGTCGTTTCGGACGGCGAGCTGTATACGGCGCTGCAGGCCGGATTCCCGCCGGAGCGCATTCACTTCCACGGCAACAACAAGACGCCGGACGAGATCGAGATGGCGCTGAATGCCGGCATCGGCTGCTTTGTCGTCGACAACTTCATCGAGCTCGCGCTGCTTAACGCCATTGCCGCAGAGCGCGGCCAAAAGGTCAACATCCTGCTGCGCGTGACGCCGGGCGTCGAGGCGCATACGCACGACTACATTTCCACCGGCCAGCAAGATTCCAAGTTCGGCTTTGACATCGGCAACGGCACCGCGCTGCGCGCCGTCGAAGAGGCGCTCGGCCAGCCGCAGCTGAACCTGCTCGGCGTGCATTCGCATATCGGTTCGCAAATCTTTGAGGTCGAAGGCTTCCGCATGGCGGTCGAAAAGGTTGCGGCGTTCTCCCTCGAGGTGCGCGCCAAGCTGGACAAGACGTTTTCCGTTATCAACCTGGGCGGCGGCTTCGGCATCCGATACGTCGAAGGCGATACGCCGCTGCCGGTCGCGACCTATGTCGAGGCGATCACCGGCGCCATCATCTCTTCGTTCACGGCAGCCGACTATCCGCTGCCCGAGATCTGGATCGAGCCTGGCCGCAGCATCGTCGGCGACGCCGGCACGACGCTGTACACGGTCGGCACAAGCAAGGATATTCCGGGCGTCCGCAAGTACATTGCCGTCGACGGCGGCATGACGGACAATCCGCGTCCTGCGCTGTACGAATCCAAGTATGAAGCGGTGCTTGCGAACCGCCCCGAAGAAGAGGCAACCGAGCTCGTATCGGTCGCGGGCAAGTGCTGCGAGAGCGGCGATATGCTGATCTGGGACCTGAAGCTGCCTGCCGTGCAGTCCGGCGACCTGCTCGCGGTGTTCTGTACCGGCGCATACAACTATGCGATGGCAAGCAACTACAACCGGATTCGCCGTCCTGCGGTCGTATTCGTGAAGGATGGACAAGCCGATTTGGTCGTTGCGCGCGAATCGTTCGAGGATATCGCCCGGAACGACCTGCTTCCCGAGCGTCTCCAAAAGCAAACGGTGCGCGGATAA
- a CDS encoding peptidylprolyl isomerase: MSKQATIKLANGNEVVIELFDKDAPNTVANFEKLANTGFYNNLSFHRVIPGFVAQGGCPNGNGTGGPGYEIDCEINPNKHERGALAMAHRGKNTGGSQFYIVYSPQPHLDGVHTVFGKVVSGMEHVDALHGGDKFESISVTE; encoded by the coding sequence ATGTCCAAGCAAGCCACGATCAAACTGGCCAACGGCAACGAGGTCGTCATCGAACTGTTCGACAAGGACGCCCCGAATACGGTTGCCAACTTCGAGAAGCTGGCCAATACGGGCTTCTATAATAACCTGAGCTTCCACCGCGTCATCCCGGGCTTCGTCGCTCAAGGCGGCTGCCCGAACGGCAATGGCACCGGCGGTCCCGGCTATGAGATCGACTGCGAAATCAACCCGAACAAGCACGAGCGTGGCGCGCTCGCGATGGCTCACCGCGGCAAGAATACGGGCGGCAGCCAGTTCTACATCGTTTACTCGCCGCAGCCTCACCTGGACGGCGTTCACACCGTCTTCGGCAAGGTTGTCTCCGGCATGGAGCATGTCGACGCGCTGCACGGCGGCGACAAGTTCGAATCCATCTCGGTTACCGAGTAA
- a CDS encoding acyltransferase family protein: protein MDSIRGLASLSVFFSHIWPLFTGPFVSYLYVNTPVRMAVNGHGAVMLFFVLSGFVLSLPFIGGQKASYKNFVIKRFFRIYIPYLTAIAVAMIAFRTTEPIQGLGGWISELSTGKFNLKSIVEHLLLLGNFDTKRYNTVIWTLVQEMRISLVFPILAFVVVRARWPFSLFICLLLSSITALNQLFEWEPAYGFKNSFSHTFHYCAIFIVGGLIAKHRMAFVAAYSRMPRMAKYAALAFAMAMYTYGIKMQGAAIRLKLPFLGEIAQDYTIVAGIVIFLMIALGSKKMIAFLSLKIMKFFGDISYSLYLWHIIVLVGFIHLLQGVLPLALIVPLVFCVTITVAWLSYRCVELPAIRMGKKFTRGRSMAKRRQEIQPEFKM, encoded by the coding sequence CTGGATTCAATTCGGGGGTTGGCGTCTCTTTCGGTATTCTTTAGCCATATTTGGCCGCTCTTTACCGGACCTTTCGTTTCGTACTTGTACGTTAATACGCCTGTACGCATGGCCGTAAACGGGCATGGGGCGGTCATGCTCTTCTTTGTTCTGAGCGGCTTTGTGTTGTCTTTGCCTTTTATCGGCGGACAAAAAGCGAGCTATAAAAATTTCGTAATCAAGCGGTTCTTCCGGATCTATATTCCGTATCTGACGGCAATTGCCGTTGCGATGATCGCATTTCGTACAACGGAGCCCATCCAGGGCTTAGGCGGTTGGATCTCGGAATTATCGACGGGTAAATTCAACCTGAAAAGTATTGTCGAGCATTTGCTGCTGCTGGGCAATTTCGATACGAAGCGTTATAACACCGTAATCTGGACCTTGGTGCAGGAAATGAGAATATCGCTCGTTTTCCCCATTCTTGCTTTTGTGGTCGTAAGGGCGCGGTGGCCGTTCAGTCTCTTCATTTGTTTATTGCTGTCCTCAATAACGGCATTGAATCAGCTGTTCGAATGGGAACCGGCGTACGGATTTAAAAATAGCTTCTCGCACACTTTTCATTATTGCGCCATTTTTATCGTTGGCGGGCTGATTGCCAAGCACCGGATGGCTTTTGTTGCGGCGTACAGCCGGATGCCCAGGATGGCAAAATACGCAGCGTTAGCTTTTGCAATGGCCATGTATACGTACGGCATTAAAATGCAGGGGGCGGCCATCAGGCTGAAGCTGCCGTTTCTCGGCGAAATTGCGCAAGACTATACCATCGTGGCCGGCATCGTTATCTTTTTGATGATCGCGCTCGGCTCGAAAAAAATGATTGCCTTCCTGTCTTTGAAAATAATGAAGTTCTTCGGGGACATTTCATACAGCTTGTATTTGTGGCATATCATCGTTCTTGTCGGTTTTATCCACTTGCTTCAAGGCGTTCTGCCCCTCGCCCTTATCGTTCCGCTTGTTTTTTGCGTCACGATAACGGTCGCTTGGCTGTCGTATCGCTGTGTCGAACTGCCGGCTATTCGGATGGGGAAGAAGTTTACGAGGGGCCGGTCTATGGCGAAGCGGCGTCAGGAAATTCAGCCTGAGTTCAAAATGTGA
- the ribD gene encoding bifunctional diaminohydroxyphosphoribosylaminopyrimidine deaminase/5-amino-6-(5-phosphoribosylamino)uracil reductase RibD, producing the protein MELLNDAFYMRLALQAAAGAAGQTGINPMVGCVVVKEGRIVGLGAHLKRGEAHAEVHALQMAGAEAFGATAYVTLEPCSHYGRTPPCCDRLIAEGVGRVVVATEDPNPLVAGSGIAKLRASGIAVEVGLLGDEARLLNEAFNHFIVTGMPFVTVKTALTLDGRIATRTGHSRWITGPSSREAVHTLRHRHQAIMVGAGTVLADDPELTTRLAVPGLHPVRVVVDSRLRTPLDARVLSAVAPTVVLTTDEADEGAASRLAEAGAEVVRCGPGPRVDLKVGLKALGERGIGSVLAEGGGMLNGSLLEAGLVGKMMLFYAPKIVGDGAPSGFAFSGPERMGDAANVKIASIERYGEDWCVTGYPERRGEGG; encoded by the coding sequence ATGGAGCTGCTGAACGACGCGTTCTATATGCGCCTCGCGCTTCAAGCGGCGGCCGGGGCGGCCGGCCAGACGGGGATTAACCCGATGGTCGGCTGCGTCGTCGTCAAGGAAGGACGCATCGTCGGGCTGGGCGCGCATCTGAAGCGCGGCGAGGCGCATGCCGAGGTACATGCGCTTCAGATGGCGGGCGCCGAAGCGTTCGGCGCGACAGCGTATGTCACGCTCGAGCCCTGCAGCCATTACGGTCGCACGCCGCCTTGCTGCGATCGCTTGATTGCGGAAGGGGTCGGCCGCGTCGTTGTGGCGACCGAGGATCCCAACCCGCTCGTCGCAGGCAGCGGCATCGCGAAGCTTCGCGCGAGCGGCATTGCGGTCGAAGTCGGACTCTTGGGCGATGAGGCGCGATTGCTGAACGAAGCGTTTAATCACTTCATCGTCACGGGCATGCCCTTTGTGACGGTGAAGACCGCCCTCACGCTGGACGGAAGGATCGCAACGCGCACAGGGCACAGCCGCTGGATTACCGGCCCTTCTTCCCGCGAAGCCGTCCACACGCTTCGGCATCGACATCAAGCGATTATGGTCGGCGCCGGCACCGTGCTGGCGGACGATCCGGAGCTCACGACGCGGCTCGCGGTGCCTGGACTGCACCCGGTTCGGGTCGTCGTCGATTCCCGTCTTCGCACTCCGTTGGACGCGCGGGTGCTGAGCGCCGTCGCCCCGACCGTCGTCCTGACGACGGACGAAGCGGATGAGGGCGCCGCAAGCCGGCTCGCCGAGGCGGGCGCAGAGGTCGTTCGCTGCGGACCGGGGCCGCGCGTGGACCTTAAGGTCGGGCTCAAGGCGCTCGGCGAACGCGGCATCGGCTCGGTGCTGGCGGAGGGGGGCGGCATGCTGAACGGCTCGCTGCTCGAAGCGGGCCTCGTGGGCAAGATGATGCTGTTCTATGCGCCCAAGATCGTCGGCGACGGGGCGCCTTCGGGCTTCGCGTTCAGCGGTCCGGAACGGATGGGAGACGCGGCGAACGTCAAGATCGCGTCTATCGAACGCTACGGGGAAGACTGGTGCGTGACCGGCTACCCGGAGCGGCGAGGAGAAGGAGGTTAG
- the ribE gene encoding riboflavin synthase, producing MFTGLIEEVGKLQRIESRGEALLLTVSARKVLEDVKLGDSIAVNGVCLTVVSFNGGSFSADVMPETYRHTNLKQLKPGEAVNLERAMLAGGRFGGHIVQGHVDGTALIVSRTPEANAVVFRLRPEQSHLLRLVVPQGSITLDGISLTVIDADLTSGTLAVSIIPHTLAETALVHKQPGASVNVENDILGKYIDHLLHERHGGLAAAPAAATASGLTEAKLREFGF from the coding sequence ATGTTCACGGGACTCATTGAAGAGGTCGGCAAGCTGCAGCGGATCGAGAGCCGCGGCGAAGCGCTGCTGCTGACGGTATCCGCGCGCAAGGTGCTGGAGGATGTGAAACTGGGGGACAGCATCGCCGTCAACGGCGTTTGCCTGACGGTCGTCTCCTTCAACGGCGGCAGCTTCAGCGCAGACGTCATGCCGGAGACGTACAGACATACGAATCTCAAGCAGCTAAAGCCGGGCGAAGCCGTCAACTTGGAGCGCGCGATGCTCGCCGGCGGCCGCTTCGGCGGACACATCGTACAAGGACATGTGGACGGTACGGCCTTGATCGTCTCCCGCACGCCCGAAGCGAATGCCGTCGTGTTCAGGCTTCGGCCCGAGCAGTCCCATCTGCTGCGGCTTGTCGTGCCGCAGGGCTCGATTACGCTCGACGGCATCAGCTTGACCGTCATCGACGCGGACCTGACATCCGGAACGCTGGCGGTGTCGATCATCCCGCACACGCTGGCGGAGACGGCGCTCGTGCACAAGCAGCCGGGCGCCTCGGTTAACGTAGAAAACGACATTTTGGGCAAATATATCGATCATCTGCTGCATGAGAGACACGGGGGCCTGGCGGCCGCGCCGGCGGCTGCGACTGCATCCGGACTTACGGAGGCGAAGCTGAGAGAATTCGGCTTCTGA